CATCGACCGCGTTACCGCCCGCTCTCAGGATTTCGACCCCCGCATCCGTCGCCAGATGCTGTGCGGACACGACCATTGCATGGGGTGCGACGACAGCCGGATGGCTGTTATCGCCGCGATGCGTTGCCTGATAGCCAAGCGGGTCTGCTAAGGTGGCCAGACATGTCATGGGCAAAACGGCAAAGAATGTAAGCGAAGCTGAACATAATAGGCGAAAACAGGTTTTTTTGGACGTCATCATTTTTATTTCCTGTAACAATTCAAGCGTAAGGGGGCAGATTAAACCCTGCAGGCGATCGGGTAAATATTTCGCAACCGTTATGGTTGACGCCGATCATATGCTCGAATTGTGCAGAGAGAGACCTATCACGCGTAACAGCTGTCCAGCCATCTTCGAGTATTTTGACGTCATATCTCCCGATATTTAACATCGGTTCAATTGTGAAAACCATGCCGACATCAAGCGTCATGCCCGTGCCGAGTATACCATAATGCAGGACATTTGGCGCGTCATGAAAGACACGCCCGATCCCATGCCCGCAAAAATCCCGCACGACGGAAAGCCGGTGACCCTCCGCGTAACTCTGGATGGCGTGACCTATATCGCCCAAAGGCGCGCCGGGCCGCACGACTTCAATGCCGCGCATCATCGCCTCGTAGGTTTTTTCAACCAGATTGACGGCTTTCCGTGGCACTTTGCCGACGTAGAACATACGGGACGTGTCGCCATACCAACCATC
This DNA window, taken from Acetobacteraceae bacterium, encodes the following:
- the map gene encoding type I methionyl aminopeptidase, encoding MASGDSVRHIVRYTEEDFAGLRAAGRLAAETLDMITPHVVPGALTADLDALIHQFTLDHHAVPAPLNYRGFPKSCCISINHVVCHGIPGDRRLVEGDIVNIDVTSILDGWYGDTSRMFYVGKVPRKAVNLVEKTYEAMMRGIEVVRPGAPLGDIGHAIQSYAEGHRLSVVRDFCGHGIGRVFHDAPNVLHYGILGTGMTLDVGMVFTIEPMLNIGRYDVKILEDGWTAVTRDRSLSAQFEHMIGVNHNGCEIFTRSPAGFNLPPYA